A genomic window from Silene latifolia isolate original U9 population chromosome Y, ASM4854445v1, whole genome shotgun sequence includes:
- the LOC141628737 gene encoding protein FAR1-RELATED SEQUENCE 6-like: protein MQVMDSQSYSNINETLDKVNDEATHWEGQDGEINFETIDLLDDEEAIPEDYLASLEENMSDDGEENSPSNTEDEFDGDNNDHSVIENVEAPQDGMKFETVEELKKHLRNYAKQCGFSIRQRNVKPSPKTKLPPKHILWVCNKAGKQVNRSQNKIKPRPSQMIGCNAKFNAKEFEGRWRYTKVELGHNHDLNPEDKKRQEKLVGPDSIAMYHYFMKSMKESDNFFFMLDLERDGRLRNVMWVDARSRAAYKDFCDAVGLDTTYLNNKYEMPFAPFIGINHHGQTILLGCVLLSREDTESFRWLLRTWVDCMGVAPRAIITDQSIPITKAVELEMPNTRHRWCLWHIMEKQHKKLKNYKDFEKIKAAMANCVYDSMSVGEFEVGWKNFVDEFGLAKNAWLYCWGWCP, encoded by the exons ATGCAAGTTATGGACTCTCAAAGTTATTCAAATATTAACGAGACGCTAGATAAAGTAAATGATGAAGCAACTCATTGGGAAGGACAAGATGGAGAAATTAATTTTGAAACCATTGATTTATTAGATGATGAAGAAGCTATTCCAGAAGATTATTTGGCTAGTTTAGAAGAAAACATGAGTGATGACGGTGAAGAAAACAGTCCGAGCAACACTGAAGATGAATTTGATGGTGATAATAATGACCATTCAGTTATTGAAAATGTGGAAGCACCACAAGATGGCATGAAATTTGAAACAGTAGAAGAGTTAAAAAAACACCTCCGTAACTATGCTAAGCAATGTGGTTTTTCAATTCGACAGAGAAATGTGAAGCCGTCACCGAAAACAAAGTTACCACCTAAGCATATTTTATGGGTTTGTAACAAGGCTGGAAAACAAGTGAACAGGTCGCAAAATAAAATTAAACCTAGACCATCTCAAATGATCGGGTGCAACGCGAAATTCAATGCCAAGGAGTTTGAGGGTCGGTGGAGATATACGAAGGTAGAACTGGGTCATAATCATGACCTTAACCCCGAGGAT AAGAAAAGACAAGAGAAATTGGTCGGGCCAGATTCCATCGCTATGTATCACTACTTTATGAAGTCCATGAAGGAGtcagacaatttttttttcatgttAGATTTGGAACGTGACGGCCGTCTTCGCAATGTAATGTGGGTGGATGCTAGGAGTAGAGCGGCTTACAAAGATTTTTGTGATGCCGTTGGACTTGATACCACATATCTGAATAACAAGTACGAGATGCCGTTCGCTCCTTTTATAGGGATAAACCACCATGGTCAAACTATACTTTTAGGTTGTGTACTACTATCTAGAGAGGATACAGAGTCTTTTAGGTGGCTTCTCAGAACTTGGGTAGATTGCATGGGTGTGGCACCTAGAGCCATTATCACTGATCAGAGTATCCCTATAACGAAAGCTGTTGAGTTGGAAATGCCAAATACTAGGCATAGGTGGTGCCTTTGGCATATTATGGAAAAACAACACAAAAAATTGAAGAATTACAAGGACTTTGAGAAGATTAAAGCTGCAATGGCAAATTGCGTCTATGATTCAATGAGTGTTGGTGAGTTCGAAGTAGGTTGGAAAAATTTTGTGGATGAATTTGGATTGGCTAAAAATGCTTGG